The following proteins are co-located in the Hemicordylus capensis ecotype Gifberg chromosome 11, rHemCap1.1.pri, whole genome shotgun sequence genome:
- the POU3F4 gene encoding POU domain, class 3, transcription factor 4 translates to MATAASNPYSILNSSSLVHADSTGMQQGSPFRNPQKLLQSDYLQGVPSNGHPLGHHWVTSLSDAGPWSSTLSSSPLDQPDVKPGREDLQLGAIIHHRSPHVSHHSPHHPSHPNAWGASPAHSSALTSSGQPPPPPPPLNVYSQAGFTVSGMLEHGGLTPPPASGTPQAMHQVLRDTPEHGELGSHHCQDHSDEETPTSDELEQFAKQFKQRRIKLGFTQADVGLALGTLYGNVFSQTTICRFEALQLSFKNMCKLKPLLNKWLEEADSSTGSPTSIDKIAAQGRKRKKRTSIEVSVKGVLETHFLKCPKPAAQEISSLADSLQLEKEVVRVWFCNRRQKEKRMTPPGEPPQPHEVYSQQHAVKTDSSCHDL, encoded by the coding sequence ATGGCGACCGCCGCCTCGAATCCCTACAGCATCCTCAACTCCAGCTCCCTGGTCCATGCAGACTCAACGGGGATGCAGCAGGGGAGCCCTTTCCGGAACCCCCAGAAACTTCTCCAAAGTGACTACTTGCAAGGCGTGCCTAGCAACGGGCATCCGCTGGGGCACCACTGGGTGACCAGCCTGAGCGATGCGGGCCCCTGGTCGTCCACCCTGAGCTCCAGCCCGCTGGACCAGCCCGACGTGAAGCCCGGGCGGGAGGACCTGCAGCTGGGGGCCATCATCCATCACCGCTCGCCTCACGTCAGCCACCACTCGCCTCACCACCCCAGCCACCCCAATGCCTGGGGAGCCAGCCCGGCGCACAGCTCGGCGCTCACGTCGAGCGggcagcccccgccgccgccgcctcccttgAACGTCTACTCTCAGGCCGGCTTCACGGTCAGCGGGATGCTGGAGCACGGCGGGCTGACGCCGCCGCCGGCCTCGGGGACGCCGCAGGCCATGCACCAGGTGCTACGGGACACGCCGGAGCACGGCGAGCTGGGCTCGCACCACTGCCAGGACCACTCGGACGAGGAGACGCCGACGTCGGACGAGCTGGAGCAGTTCGCCAAGCAGTTCAAGCAGCGGCGGATCAAGCTGGGCTTCACGCAGGCCGACGTGGGCTTGGCGCTGGGCACCCTCTACGGCAACGTCTTCTCGCAGACCACCATCTGCCGCTTCGAGGCTCTGCAGCTCAGCTTCAAGAACATGTGCAAGCTCAAGCCGCTGCTGAACAAGTGGCTGGAGGAGGCCGACTCCTCCACGGGCAGCCCCACCAGCATCGACAAGATCGCCGCGCAGGGCCGGAAGCGCAAGAAGCGGACCTCCATCGAGGTGAGTGTCAAAGGCGTGCTGGAGACCCATTTCTTGAAATGCCCCAAGCCGGCGGCGCAGGAGATCTCCTCGCTGGCAGACAGCCTGCAGCTGGAGAAGGAGGTCGTGCGGGTCTGGTTTTGCAACCGACGGCAGAAAGAAAAGCGCATGACTCCGCCAGGGGAGCCGCCGCAGCCGCACGAGGTTTACTCGCAGCAGCACGCCGTGAAAACAGACTCCAGTTGCCACGATCTCTGA